A genome region from Tautonia marina includes the following:
- a CDS encoding cupin domain-containing protein, producing MALNHAKSGEVIDVRPLGSALADARTTTLVKADRLEVLRLVLPAGKAIAEHRAPGPITVHCLEGRVAFSALGEERELEAGRMLHLEAGEPHALRGIEDASLLVTIVLGKG from the coding sequence ATGGCCCTGAACCATGCGAAATCCGGTGAGGTGATCGACGTGCGGCCCCTGGGCTCGGCGCTGGCCGACGCCCGGACCACGACCCTGGTCAAGGCCGACCGCCTGGAGGTGCTGCGGCTGGTCCTCCCGGCGGGCAAGGCGATCGCGGAACACCGAGCCCCCGGCCCGATCACCGTCCATTGCCTCGAAGGCCGGGTCGCCTTCTCAGCCCTGGGCGAGGAGCGGGAACTGGAGGCGGGCCGGATGCTCCACCTGGAGGCCGGTGAGCCGCACGCCCTGCGAGGGATCGAGGACGCCTCGCTGCTGGTGACGATCGTGCTGGGCAAGGGCTGA
- a CDS encoding M14 metallopeptidase family protein, producing MWNSFGLPSVIGRGVIGLCVAWGGVSGTAEGQDRSRLLPMSGIEADPEIPTLEDVVGHPWGAEISSHSDAIRYLEALVEAAPDRAKLERYGQSYEGRDLVSLVITSAETMERLDEARTENLKLADPRMIAPDEMDALIDRAPAVVWLAYAVHGDETSSTDAALLTAYTLLADQRPETKQWLENLIVIIDPLQNPDGRERFLASYRSARGVFPQASAVASERIQPWPGGRFNHYLFDMNRDWYLHSQIETRAKVAAYLDWQPQVYVDAHEMGADSTYYFDPSSDPLNPQITPRQADWVARIGRRQAELFDRFGFAYTTREIFDAFYPGYGSTWPMMHGGLGILWEQAGVRGLLVDRDDETTLHYHDAVRHHYVSGLATIEAASNGRADLLRTFTEGRAEAIDRGRSGEAPEVFLLPGATPNRAASLARVLQANGIEVHRLTEPVEVDPGAGGFPQLAPSGSYYVPAAQPAGRLAETLLADRQEMDEDFIARQLDRKAHRLGDEIYDVTAWSLPLTFGIEALSGRTAQEPVAEPIDADGSPPAGTVEGPDRPIVGYLVPTEDETALDALSEWLQQGFRVHAVDQPFVIDGQSFHAGTLLLRTAENPDHLHDAVRQAAERHHLTITGIDSSFVDEGAGLGGPNVTWVKPPQVLLAVDRPVSPFVGHTWYLFDQVWKYPTTRVAASSLANAIDRDDFNVIILPDGNYGPSSGFDADTAARLKRWVTDGGTLILVNGALRWGIEEEIGLVPTRRREVSVSPIPGEGLDPVEPSEPSVTDADSAGAEDAPKEPPRSVPGAILRATVYGDHWVTVGLPESIDVLTQTSLIVDPLDATEGRNLVTFDPQGEPVSGFCWPDTLQAIVRSPLVLSQSIGQGHIIGFTDDPNARVLSPVTQRLFRNAVFFGPGH from the coding sequence ATGTGGAACAGTTTCGGCCTCCCGAGCGTCATCGGGAGGGGGGTGATCGGGCTCTGCGTGGCGTGGGGCGGCGTCTCGGGAACGGCGGAGGGGCAGGATCGAAGCCGGCTCTTGCCGATGTCGGGCATCGAGGCCGACCCGGAAATCCCGACGCTCGAAGACGTGGTGGGGCATCCGTGGGGAGCGGAGATTTCCAGTCACTCCGACGCGATCCGATACCTGGAAGCGCTCGTCGAGGCGGCTCCCGATCGGGCAAAGCTGGAGCGTTATGGACAATCGTATGAAGGGCGTGATCTGGTGTCTCTCGTCATCACCTCGGCCGAGACGATGGAGCGGCTCGACGAGGCGAGGACGGAGAACCTGAAACTGGCCGACCCCCGGATGATCGCGCCCGACGAGATGGACGCCCTGATCGATCGAGCGCCGGCCGTCGTCTGGCTGGCCTATGCGGTGCATGGCGATGAAACCTCGTCGACCGACGCGGCCCTGCTCACCGCCTATACCTTGCTGGCCGATCAACGACCCGAGACGAAGCAATGGCTGGAGAATCTGATCGTCATCATCGACCCGCTCCAGAACCCGGATGGGCGGGAACGGTTCCTCGCCTCGTACCGAAGCGCTCGAGGCGTCTTCCCGCAGGCCTCGGCCGTCGCCAGCGAACGAATTCAACCGTGGCCGGGGGGGCGATTTAATCATTATCTCTTTGACATGAACCGAGATTGGTATCTTCATTCGCAAATCGAGACGAGGGCCAAGGTGGCGGCCTATCTCGACTGGCAACCCCAGGTGTATGTCGACGCTCATGAAATGGGAGCCGATTCGACCTACTACTTCGACCCCTCGTCCGACCCGCTCAACCCCCAGATTACCCCAAGGCAGGCCGACTGGGTCGCCCGGATCGGTCGGCGTCAGGCCGAGCTGTTTGATCGGTTCGGCTTCGCCTACACGACGCGGGAAATCTTCGACGCCTTCTATCCCGGCTATGGCTCAACCTGGCCGATGATGCACGGAGGGCTCGGGATTCTCTGGGAACAGGCAGGCGTTCGAGGCTTGCTCGTCGATCGAGACGACGAGACAACGCTACATTACCACGACGCCGTCCGCCATCATTACGTCAGCGGACTGGCGACGATCGAGGCGGCCTCGAACGGCCGGGCCGACCTTCTCAGGACCTTCACCGAAGGCCGGGCCGAGGCCATCGATCGCGGGCGATCGGGGGAAGCTCCCGAGGTCTTCCTGCTGCCCGGTGCCACGCCGAACCGGGCCGCCTCGCTCGCTCGCGTACTTCAGGCCAACGGCATCGAGGTCCATCGCCTGACCGAGCCGGTGGAGGTCGATCCGGGGGCAGGCGGCTTCCCCCAGCTCGCCCCGTCGGGAAGCTATTATGTTCCCGCGGCCCAGCCGGCGGGACGTCTCGCCGAGACCTTGCTGGCCGATCGACAGGAGATGGACGAGGACTTCATCGCCCGCCAGCTTGACCGAAAAGCCCATCGCCTCGGCGACGAGATTTACGACGTGACCGCCTGGTCCTTGCCCCTGACCTTCGGCATCGAAGCCCTCAGCGGTCGAACGGCTCAGGAACCGGTCGCCGAGCCGATCGACGCCGACGGAAGCCCCCCGGCCGGCACCGTTGAGGGACCGGATCGCCCAATCGTCGGCTATCTGGTCCCGACCGAAGATGAGACCGCGCTCGACGCCCTGTCCGAGTGGCTGCAACAGGGGTTTCGCGTTCATGCGGTCGATCAACCGTTCGTCATCGACGGTCAATCGTTCCACGCGGGGACGCTCCTGCTTCGGACGGCCGAGAATCCGGATCACCTGCACGACGCCGTCCGGCAAGCCGCCGAGCGCCACCACCTGACGATCACCGGCATCGACTCCAGCTTCGTCGACGAGGGGGCCGGTCTGGGAGGGCCGAATGTGACGTGGGTCAAGCCTCCTCAGGTCTTGCTCGCCGTCGATCGGCCGGTCAGCCCCTTCGTCGGCCATACCTGGTATCTGTTCGATCAGGTCTGGAAGTACCCGACCACGCGGGTCGCGGCCTCGTCGCTGGCCAATGCCATCGATCGGGACGACTTCAACGTCATCATCCTTCCCGATGGGAACTACGGCCCATCATCGGGCTTCGACGCCGACACCGCCGCTCGCTTGAAGCGATGGGTGACGGACGGCGGCACCTTGATTCTGGTCAACGGTGCGCTGCGGTGGGGCATCGAGGAGGAGATCGGCCTGGTCCCCACCCGTCGCCGGGAGGTCTCCGTCTCACCGATTCCCGGCGAAGGACTCGACCCGGTTGAACCTTCCGAACCATCGGTCACCGACGCCGATTCTGCCGGGGCGGAAGACGCACCGAAGGAGCCCCCCCGATCGGTTCCAGGGGCGATCTTGCGAGCGACCGTCTACGGCGATCACTGGGTGACGGTGGGCCTCCCCGAGTCGATTGACGTGCTGACCCAGACAAGTCTGATCGTCGATCCGCTCGATGCAACCGAAGGTCGGAATCTGGTGACGTTCGATCCCCAGGGCGAGCCGGTGAGCGGCTTTTGCTGGCCCGACACGCTCCAGGCCATCGTCCGATCGCCGCTGGTTCTCTCGCAATCCATCGGCCAGGGGCACATCATCGGGTTCACGGATGATCCAAACGCGCGGGTCCTTTCTCCGGTCACCCAGCGGTTGTTCCGCAACGCCGTGTTCTTCGGACCGGGTCATTGA
- a CDS encoding response regulator, whose protein sequence is MEPASPNGPVESSRPESSNEPGKGIRILLVEDHADIARVLATLLARAGHIVTTAGSMARAEQIATTSGPFDLLISDLSLPDGSGLELKRRLRSIPGIAVSGYSTEVDLQECLDAGFMDLLAKPIEFAALKELIRRIDWSKSPTAERDSGTREDGPSSRE, encoded by the coding sequence ATGGAACCGGCCAGCCCGAATGGGCCTGTGGAATCGTCTCGCCCTGAATCCTCAAACGAGCCCGGCAAGGGAATTCGGATCTTGCTGGTGGAAGATCATGCGGATATTGCCCGGGTGCTCGCCACCTTGCTGGCACGGGCCGGGCATATCGTGACGACGGCGGGGAGCATGGCCCGTGCCGAGCAGATTGCGACCACGTCTGGCCCGTTTGACTTGTTGATCAGCGACCTGAGCTTGCCCGACGGTTCCGGTCTGGAACTGAAACGGCGGCTCAGGTCGATTCCCGGCATTGCGGTTTCGGGCTACAGTACCGAGGTCGATCTTCAGGAGTGCCTTGATGCCGGGTTCATGGACCTTCTGGCCAAGCCGATCGAGTTCGCGGCCCTGAAAGAACTGATTCGCCGCATCGACTGGTCGAAGTCTCCGACCGCCGAGCGTGATTCGGGCACCAGGGAGGACGGGCCGTCGTCACGCGAGTGA
- a CDS encoding response regulator gives MQPKLLIVEDDRSLLEVWRTIFSTRGWDVSTATTLAEGLAHLEPAPDYLILDLELPDGSGEAILRQIRELGLKTRVAVTTGSDDLSRLIDLHPEALFQKPVDVAAIWQQGGFAEVN, from the coding sequence GTGCAACCGAAGCTTCTGATCGTTGAAGACGATCGCTCACTGCTGGAGGTCTGGAGAACGATTTTCTCAACACGCGGTTGGGACGTTTCGACAGCCACCACACTGGCCGAAGGGCTGGCGCATCTGGAGCCCGCGCCGGACTATCTGATTCTGGATCTGGAACTTCCCGACGGCAGCGGCGAAGCGATCCTCAGGCAGATTCGGGAGTTGGGGCTGAAGACCCGAGTGGCGGTCACGACGGGATCGGACGACCTGTCTCGGCTCATCGACCTGCACCCCGAAGCCCTCTTTCAGAAGCCGGTCGATGTGGCCGCCATCTGGCAGCAGGGAGGATTTGCCGAGGTCAACTGA
- a CDS encoding mechanosensitive ion channel family protein, translated as MVRAGALLLGLWLCGLHSANAQSGGPLGAMVGGESSSSASAEESSGEGKSGNGQNAMDMQSDAYVHRPVLNTGLPPIKPVVDRETPQASLANFVDACEADDYRRAAYSMNLNDLPWLDQSEDGPKLARMLHEVLEQKLWIDWDDVPDRPDGQRFGYNLEKAQGNDSNRPKTFYHLGTISLDHRDVDVYLERVKVPDAQPVWVFSRRTVSAIPALYRAFGPSELEQRLPESLTQTKFWGIALWQWIGMVVFGLISLVTGLVVQRVVERLLRAQRARQSGRVIDLSLALADSVHGPIAVVVGLVVFKLLASQLLRLAGPVMAMVEPLMFVLIVLTTTWLLSRMIDFASARLSDRYEGEDHAGNAHEMLTRIKVAKHFFTVAVLLVGLGVAFWQFEWFQAMGYSLLASAGIAALVLGLAAQRPLGNLFAGVQLALTQPVRVGDAVIFNGEWGWIEEIAVTYVVIRTWDMRRLVVPTSQLMDNAVENWTKGGENMMKPVYLYADYRVNFAAVRDELERILRQSDDWDEEVPPILQVTNCTEETVELRALCSARDPSVAWNLHCQVREQLIAFLRDLDDGAYLPRTRIAMVGEDQAQLLEDQSSTGRSKGKGRPSRSEGRGSRDSRKSRKKARTREAQAAEQNRMGGDPGNDGEAKDG; from the coding sequence ATGGTGAGAGCAGGGGCCCTGCTGCTGGGCCTCTGGCTCTGCGGCCTTCACAGTGCGAATGCTCAGTCAGGAGGTCCGCTCGGGGCGATGGTCGGCGGGGAGTCGTCTTCGTCTGCTTCGGCCGAGGAATCGTCTGGTGAGGGTAAGAGCGGCAACGGTCAGAACGCGATGGATATGCAGAGCGATGCCTATGTGCATCGCCCTGTGCTGAATACGGGGCTGCCGCCGATCAAGCCGGTGGTGGATCGGGAGACGCCGCAGGCCTCGCTCGCCAACTTTGTCGATGCCTGCGAGGCGGATGATTACCGCCGCGCCGCGTATTCGATGAACCTGAACGATCTGCCCTGGCTCGATCAGTCCGAAGACGGGCCGAAACTCGCTCGGATGCTTCACGAGGTGCTGGAGCAAAAGCTCTGGATCGACTGGGATGACGTTCCCGATCGTCCCGACGGCCAGCGATTCGGGTACAACCTGGAGAAAGCGCAGGGGAACGACTCGAATCGTCCCAAGACGTTCTATCATCTGGGAACCATCTCGCTCGATCATCGTGATGTGGATGTGTATCTGGAGCGGGTGAAGGTTCCGGACGCGCAGCCGGTCTGGGTCTTTTCTCGGAGGACGGTCAGTGCGATTCCGGCGCTTTATCGGGCCTTCGGTCCGAGCGAGCTGGAGCAACGGCTCCCGGAGTCGCTGACGCAAACCAAGTTCTGGGGGATTGCGCTCTGGCAGTGGATCGGCATGGTGGTCTTCGGGCTCATCAGCCTGGTGACGGGTCTGGTGGTGCAACGCGTGGTCGAGCGGTTGCTCCGTGCGCAACGTGCTCGACAGTCTGGGCGCGTCATCGACCTGAGTCTGGCGCTGGCCGATTCGGTTCATGGGCCGATTGCGGTCGTGGTCGGCCTGGTGGTCTTCAAGTTGCTGGCATCTCAGCTGCTTCGGCTGGCGGGGCCGGTCATGGCGATGGTCGAGCCGTTGATGTTCGTCCTGATCGTTCTGACAACCACCTGGCTGCTCTCTCGAATGATCGACTTTGCATCCGCCCGATTGAGCGACCGGTATGAAGGGGAAGATCACGCCGGCAACGCCCATGAAATGCTGACCCGGATCAAGGTTGCCAAGCATTTTTTCACGGTGGCGGTGTTGCTGGTGGGCCTTGGGGTGGCGTTCTGGCAGTTCGAGTGGTTCCAGGCGATGGGGTACAGCCTGCTGGCCTCGGCCGGGATTGCGGCTCTGGTCTTGGGCCTGGCGGCGCAGCGACCGCTCGGGAATCTCTTTGCCGGGGTTCAACTGGCGCTGACCCAGCCGGTTCGGGTTGGCGATGCGGTGATTTTCAATGGCGAATGGGGGTGGATTGAAGAAATTGCCGTGACGTATGTGGTGATTCGCACCTGGGATATGCGACGCCTGGTCGTGCCGACCTCGCAGTTGATGGACAACGCGGTCGAGAACTGGACCAAGGGGGGCGAGAACATGATGAAGCCGGTGTATCTTTATGCCGACTATCGTGTCAATTTCGCCGCTGTTCGAGACGAGCTGGAACGCATCCTTCGACAATCCGACGACTGGGATGAAGAAGTCCCCCCGATCCTTCAGGTGACCAACTGCACCGAGGAAACCGTCGAGTTGCGGGCCCTCTGCTCGGCCAGAGACCCGTCGGTCGCCTGGAACCTTCATTGCCAGGTCCGAGAGCAGCTCATTGCCTTCCTTCGAGACCTTGACGATGGGGCGTATCTGCCGCGCACCCGGATCGCAATGGTGGGTGAAGATCAAGCGCAGCTTTTGGAAGACCAGTCTTCAACCGGGCGATCCAAGGGCAAGGGCCGTCCCTCACGATCCGAGGGGCGCGGCAGCCGTGATTCGAGGAAGTCTCGAAAAAAGGCCCGGACACGAGAAGCCCAGGCCGCCGAGCAGAACCGCATGGGCGGTGATCCCGGCAACGACGGTGAGGCCAAGGACGGCTGA
- a CDS encoding sialidase family protein: MTLLLSLTITLALPADQAELVEVRRIWNEGEHNAFTDLIRFKDRWLCTFREGQGHVSPDGALRVIASEDGEQWKSIALVTSDTADLRDPKLCLTPDGRLMLTGAAAHNNPGDKPRHQTMAWFSDDGETWDGPHPIGDRGFWLWRVTWHEGVPYSVGYSTGAERTSRVARLYRGVDGAADQFEPLVETLFEGGEPSEATLRFLPSGEALCLLRRDGAEPSAQLGRSTAPFTEWSWTDLGVRVGGPDFIRLPDDRLIAVVRLYDGGARTSVCELDAESGSLTELLELPSGGDTSYAGLVWHEGQLWISYYSSHEGRTSIYLARVTLG, translated from the coding sequence ATGACGTTGCTACTTTCGCTCACGATCACGCTCGCCTTGCCGGCCGATCAGGCCGAGCTGGTTGAGGTCCGCCGCATCTGGAACGAAGGGGAACACAACGCCTTCACCGACCTGATCCGCTTCAAGGATCGTTGGCTCTGCACCTTTCGAGAAGGGCAGGGGCACGTCTCTCCCGATGGTGCGCTTCGCGTCATTGCCTCGGAGGACGGCGAGCAGTGGAAATCGATCGCCCTGGTCACCTCCGACACGGCCGACCTGCGTGATCCGAAGCTTTGCCTGACGCCTGATGGTCGCCTGATGCTCACCGGAGCCGCTGCGCATAACAATCCGGGTGACAAGCCGCGCCATCAAACGATGGCCTGGTTTTCCGACGACGGCGAAACCTGGGACGGCCCGCACCCGATCGGCGATCGAGGCTTCTGGCTCTGGCGGGTGACCTGGCACGAGGGCGTTCCGTACAGCGTCGGGTATTCGACCGGAGCGGAGCGGACCTCGCGGGTGGCTCGACTGTACCGAGGGGTCGATGGCGCGGCCGATCAGTTTGAGCCGCTGGTGGAGACCCTGTTCGAAGGAGGAGAGCCGAGCGAAGCCACCTTGCGATTTCTTCCCAGTGGCGAGGCGCTCTGCCTACTCCGTCGAGACGGGGCGGAGCCGTCGGCCCAGCTGGGCCGATCGACCGCGCCGTTCACCGAGTGGAGCTGGACCGATCTCGGCGTTCGCGTGGGAGGGCCAGACTTCATCCGATTGCCCGACGATCGCCTGATTGCGGTGGTTCGTCTTTACGACGGCGGCGCGCGCACCTCGGTTTGCGAGCTTGATGCGGAATCGGGCAGTCTGACCGAATTGCTCGAATTGCCCTCGGGGGGCGACACGAGTTATGCCGGTTTGGTCTGGCACGAGGGCCAGCTCTGGATCAGCTACTACTCGTCGCACGAGGGGCGAACCTCGATCTATCTGGCGCGGGTGACCCTTGGGTGA
- a CDS encoding glycosyltransferase codes for MLQTPLARRLDESPNLPWPDRPVPVALVITELDIGGAERALVALATGLDRRRWSPFVIALGPEGPLAPAIRSAEIPVTCLDVNPRRPIAAVVRLTRALRAVQPLLVQSFLFHANVASRLAAPMAGAPWVLGGLRVAEHRQSWHVTLDRLTAPLGTGSVCVSEGVRRFSISVGKLNPDRLVVIPNGIDPGPIDDATPADRSTLGVSDHALLALFVGRLDAQKDVPTLLNAADRVVRQCPDWHLAIVGDGPDRAALIGSDVAARLPGDRIHWLGHRSDVPGLLKAADLLVLPSRWEGMPNVVLEAMTARKAVVATKVEGTEDLVLAGETGWLVPPGDAEALALALVEAASDRPRLQRFGQAGRDRIEQHFTIDRVIRAYETLWASVLGLKHSEADTGSCAID; via the coding sequence GTGCTGCAAACGCCCCTTGCCCGTCGCCTGGACGAGTCCCCGAACCTCCCCTGGCCCGATCGGCCGGTGCCGGTGGCGCTGGTCATTACCGAGCTGGACATCGGCGGAGCGGAACGGGCCCTGGTGGCGCTGGCGACCGGGCTCGATCGACGCCGATGGTCCCCTTTCGTGATCGCTCTGGGGCCGGAAGGGCCGCTCGCCCCGGCGATTCGATCGGCCGAGATTCCGGTGACCTGTCTCGACGTAAACCCCCGACGCCCGATCGCCGCCGTCGTCCGGCTTACCCGAGCCCTGCGGGCCGTCCAACCGCTCCTCGTCCAAAGCTTCCTCTTTCACGCCAACGTCGCCAGCCGCCTGGCCGCTCCGATGGCCGGTGCTCCCTGGGTCCTCGGCGGCCTCCGAGTGGCCGAACATCGCCAGTCGTGGCATGTGACGCTCGATCGACTCACCGCGCCGCTGGGCACCGGGTCGGTCTGCGTCTCGGAAGGGGTTCGCCGCTTCAGCATCAGCGTCGGCAAACTCAACCCCGACCGCCTGGTCGTCATCCCGAACGGGATCGACCCCGGCCCGATCGACGACGCAACTCCTGCCGATCGCTCGACCCTCGGGGTGTCCGACCACGCCTTGCTCGCGCTGTTCGTCGGACGCCTCGATGCGCAAAAAGACGTGCCGACGTTGCTCAATGCCGCCGATCGAGTCGTCCGGCAATGCCCCGACTGGCACCTGGCGATCGTCGGCGATGGCCCCGATCGTGCCGCGTTGATCGGGTCGGACGTGGCCGCTCGCCTTCCCGGCGATCGCATACACTGGCTCGGCCACCGATCCGACGTGCCGGGCCTGCTCAAAGCGGCCGATCTACTCGTCCTCCCCTCGCGTTGGGAGGGGATGCCCAACGTCGTCCTTGAGGCCATGACCGCCCGAAAGGCCGTCGTCGCCACGAAGGTCGAGGGGACCGAAGACCTCGTCCTTGCCGGAGAAACCGGCTGGCTCGTCCCTCCCGGAGATGCCGAGGCGCTCGCCTTAGCCCTGGTCGAGGCGGCCTCAGATCGGCCTCGCTTGCAGCGGTTCGGCCAGGCGGGTCGTGATCGGATCGAGCAGCACTTCACCATCGATCGGGTGATCCGAGCCTACGAGACCCTCTGGGCCTCGGTCCTCGGCCTGAAGCATTCGGAAGCGGACACGGGGTCGTGTGCGATCGATTGA
- a CDS encoding mechanosensitive ion channel family protein has protein sequence MMTQTWEQMRIVLNDRTLLGISLGSWAVFLGLLVGLALLFRILMAVAKVRSRRLADRSELPLHDYLCQILDHTWPISIVALAAYLAQTLVDFRGSIDPTAVAVGDTIRALSLIVLFLQAGRWGMGLIDEGLTHGFRFANFSESAARTAHGVVRFFALAGLWGIILILILGSFGVEITPLLAGLGVGGIAVAFALQQILGDIFCSVAIVLDKPFEVGDFIITGDHMGVVEFIGVKTTRVRSLGGEQIVFPNSDLIGSRVRNYKRMAERRVTFGFGVRYDTPADILQRIPEEVRETIESLDQVRFDRAHFAKFGDSSLDFEVVYYVLSPDYNQYMDLQQSINLSLMRRMESLGVEFAFPSRSLYVEQSAGRSQVSGFTGTSS, from the coding sequence ATGATGACACAAACCTGGGAACAAATGCGTATCGTCCTGAACGATCGAACCCTGCTTGGCATTTCGTTGGGATCGTGGGCGGTCTTTCTGGGCTTGCTCGTCGGGCTCGCCCTGCTCTTTCGCATTCTGATGGCCGTGGCAAAGGTCCGATCGCGTCGGCTGGCCGATCGCTCCGAGCTGCCCCTGCACGACTATCTCTGCCAGATTCTCGACCATACCTGGCCCATCAGCATCGTGGCCCTGGCGGCGTACCTCGCGCAAACATTGGTGGATTTCCGGGGGTCTATCGATCCCACCGCGGTCGCCGTGGGAGACACCATTCGCGCCCTCTCGTTGATCGTCCTGTTTCTGCAAGCCGGGCGCTGGGGGATGGGCCTGATTGACGAGGGGCTGACGCACGGCTTCCGGTTCGCCAACTTCAGCGAATCAGCGGCGAGGACCGCGCACGGAGTCGTCCGATTCTTCGCATTGGCCGGTCTCTGGGGAATCATCCTCATCCTGATCCTCGGCAGTTTCGGGGTCGAGATCACGCCGCTCCTGGCCGGTCTGGGGGTCGGCGGTATCGCCGTGGCGTTTGCCTTGCAACAAATCCTCGGAGACATTTTCTGCTCCGTGGCCATCGTGCTCGACAAGCCGTTCGAGGTCGGCGACTTTATCATCACAGGCGATCATATGGGTGTCGTCGAATTCATCGGCGTCAAGACGACCCGCGTCCGGAGCCTCGGCGGGGAACAGATTGTCTTCCCGAATTCCGACCTCATCGGCAGCCGAGTGCGCAACTACAAACGCATGGCCGAACGCCGGGTCACCTTCGGTTTCGGCGTGCGATACGACACTCCGGCCGACATCCTTCAACGCATTCCCGAGGAAGTCCGGGAAACGATCGAGAGCCTCGATCAGGTCCGATTCGATCGCGCCCACTTCGCCAAGTTCGGCGACAGCTCACTCGATTTTGAGGTCGTCTACTACGTCCTCAGCCCCGACTACAACCAGTACATGGATCTTCAGCAATCCATCAATCTCTCTCTGATGCGCCGGATGGAATCGCTCGGCGTTGAGTTCGCCTTCCCCTCTCGGTCTCTCTACGTCGAGCAAAGCGCCGGCCGCTCCCAGGTGAGTGGGTTCACCGGAACCTCCTCCTGA